A stretch of Henckelia pumila isolate YLH828 chromosome 4, ASM3356847v2, whole genome shotgun sequence DNA encodes these proteins:
- the LOC140861715 gene encoding uncharacterized protein translates to MAEENVNELPLVPIIDHFRPTIQAHYSGIARGTINSNNFELKPALINMVQENQFNGIATADPHLHLRTFLEITDMVKINDWEEIELFYNGLNTPTRMSVDSAAGGTIFSKDPIQAYDMLEQMTINSYQ, encoded by the exons atggctgaagagaatgtcAACGAATTGCCTTTGGTGCCAATTATAGATCATTTCAGGccaacgatccaggctcactactctggaatagctcgagGGACAATAAATTCCAACAACTTCGAGTTGAAGCCGgcattaatcaacatggttcaggagaaccaattcaatggaattGCCACAGCTGACCCTCACTTGCACTTGCGCACCTTTCTAGAGATTACTGATATggtaaaaataaatg attgggaagaaatagagcTTTTCTACAACGGATTGAACACGCCTACAAGAATGTCTGTAGATTCTGCTGCTGGTGGTACCATATTTTCTAAGGACCCCATTCAGGCCTACGATATGCTGGAACaaatgactatcaatagttatcaatga